Proteins co-encoded in one Candidatus Nomurabacteria bacterium genomic window:
- a CDS encoding UDP-N-acetylglucosamine--N-acetylmuramyl-(pentapeptide) pyrophosphoryl-undecaprenol N-acetylglucosamine transferase: protein MRIGFVGGGTGGHFYPLIAVAEKLSTSQYSPELYYFGPSPYDKEALERHDIRFVSCPAGKLRRYFSIQNFLDVFRNFFGVFVAIWKLYLIYPDVIFSKGGYTSVPILTAAKLLRIPIVIHESDAVPGRANKLALKAAQYIGIAYDDAAQFFPPEKTALVGIPMRQEIKNPPADPFEYLGIPNDKPLIYITGGSTGATRINDLVLQSLNSLLPQYRIFHQTGPANIQELRLAAQGLLGNTPLQSNYYLEGNVAPDMVSALLSAASLVITRAGSTTLFEIAYHGKPSIIIPIPEDVSRDQRTNAYAFARGGGAIVIEEHNLTQHLLAQEIASILNDSQKYQSMAQAAKSMYIDGAEDKIASILVSIGVEHGS, encoded by the coding sequence ATGAGAATTGGTTTTGTAGGAGGTGGCACAGGCGGTCATTTCTATCCGCTTATTGCCGTAGCTGAAAAGCTTAGTACTTCACAGTACTCTCCAGAGCTATATTACTTCGGGCCATCACCCTACGACAAAGAAGCGCTTGAACGACACGATATACGTTTTGTGTCGTGTCCGGCAGGGAAACTGCGACGTTACTTTTCAATTCAAAACTTCCTCGATGTGTTTCGCAACTTTTTTGGCGTTTTTGTTGCCATCTGGAAACTCTATCTTATCTATCCAGACGTGATTTTCAGCAAGGGCGGTTATACGAGCGTACCAATTCTCACTGCAGCAAAACTCCTTCGTATTCCCATTGTGATTCATGAATCAGATGCTGTCCCTGGAAGAGCAAACAAGCTTGCACTCAAGGCTGCCCAGTATATTGGCATTGCGTATGATGACGCGGCGCAGTTTTTTCCTCCGGAAAAAACTGCGCTCGTCGGCATTCCCATGCGCCAGGAAATTAAAAATCCACCAGCTGACCCCTTTGAGTATCTTGGTATTCCAAATGACAAACCCCTTATTTACATTACTGGAGGATCGACCGGCGCCACACGCATCAATGACCTTGTTCTACAATCTCTTAATAGCCTTTTACCACAGTATCGCATCTTCCACCAAACTGGTCCGGCCAATATTCAAGAACTGCGCCTCGCTGCCCAAGGACTTCTCGGTAATACACCACTCCAGAGCAACTACTACCTGGAGGGTAACGTCGCCCCAGACATGGTTTCTGCGCTCTTAAGCGCTGCCTCTCTGGTAATAACTCGCGCAGGAAGCACAACACTCTTTGAAATTGCGTATCACGGCAAACCATCCATTATCATCCCTATTCCTGAGGATGTTAGTCGCGACCAGCGTACGAACGCCTACGCCTTTGCACGAGGCGGGGGAGCAATAGTGATTGAAGAACACAACCTCACGCAACATCTACTCGCCCAAGAAATTGCCAGCATTCTAAACGATTCGCAAAAGTATCAGTCAATGGCGCAGGCTGCCAAAAGCATGTACATTGATGGGGCTGAGGACAAGATTGCTAGTATTCTAGTCTCTATTGGCGTCGAACATGGATCATAA
- a CDS encoding glutamate--tRNA ligase has translation MDHNSTQKVVTRFAPSPTGFLHIGGVRTALYAYFFARKHGGEFILRIEDTDKNREVEGSIRHIEDSLRWLNIEWDYGPDKPGPFGSCLQSDRLDIYKKYAEGLIAKGLAYPDPYTDEEVTAFRAEADAEKRPFLFKKHRPETFETWDGTKPLRFKSPDVNRVTWHDAVRGELSAGAEMVDDFILIKADGYPTYNFAHIVDDAEMNVTHVMRGEEFISSTPKFITLYEALGIKKPIIATLPPIMGPDGKKKLSKRDGAKDLLDYKKDGYLPETMCNFLALIGWNPGGNQEVFTGEELINLFSLEKVQRSGGAFNEEKLKWMNKEHLATKDDTFKQTYFADALGDDVQSLPQYNKTRLDRLAPSIFERIHTKVEIKAAHEAGEYSWLFDAPKYDTTLLKWKNDESVTPAKARLEKVAELLANADFATPDTIKAAIWSFAEEEGRGEVLWPLRVSLSGLERSPDPFTLAYTLGKDETISRIKTACDKIEG, from the coding sequence ATGGATCATAATTCAACACAAAAAGTCGTGACGCGTTTTGCACCGTCACCAACTGGTTTTTTGCATATTGGCGGAGTTCGCACCGCACTCTATGCCTACTTTTTCGCTCGCAAGCATGGCGGTGAATTTATTTTACGTATTGAAGATACCGACAAAAACCGTGAAGTCGAAGGCTCTATCAGACACATCGAAGACAGTCTCCGTTGGCTAAACATTGAATGGGATTATGGTCCAGACAAACCTGGTCCATTTGGATCATGCCTGCAATCAGACCGTCTCGATATCTACAAAAAGTACGCTGAGGGACTCATTGCCAAAGGACTCGCATATCCAGATCCATACACCGACGAAGAAGTCACTGCTTTTAGAGCAGAAGCAGACGCCGAGAAACGACCGTTCTTATTTAAAAAACATCGTCCTGAGACCTTCGAAACCTGGGATGGTACCAAGCCGCTCCGCTTCAAGTCACCTGACGTAAACCGGGTTACTTGGCACGATGCCGTGCGTGGCGAGCTTTCTGCTGGCGCGGAAATGGTCGACGACTTCATTCTCATCAAAGCCGACGGATATCCGACCTACAACTTCGCCCACATCGTGGACGACGCTGAAATGAATGTAACGCACGTGATGCGCGGCGAAGAGTTTATTTCAAGCACTCCAAAGTTCATCACGCTGTACGAAGCGTTAGGTATCAAGAAACCAATCATAGCCACGCTACCGCCAATCATGGGCCCAGACGGCAAGAAGAAGCTTAGTAAGCGAGACGGTGCAAAGGACCTGCTTGACTACAAGAAAGATGGTTACTTGCCAGAAACCATGTGCAATTTCCTAGCACTGATCGGTTGGAACCCCGGCGGCAACCAAGAAGTATTTACAGGAGAAGAACTTATCAATCTCTTTTCACTCGAGAAGGTCCAACGCTCAGGCGGCGCTTTCAACGAAGAAAAGCTCAAGTGGATGAATAAGGAACATCTCGCCACAAAGGATGATACATTCAAGCAAACCTACTTTGCTGACGCTCTTGGTGACGACGTACAAAGTCTGCCACAGTACAACAAAACACGCCTCGACCGTCTAGCGCCAAGTATTTTTGAGCGTATTCACACCAAAGTCGAAATCAAAGCTGCACATGAAGCAGGGGAGTATAGCTGGCTTTTTGATGCACCAAAGTATGACACTACACTACTCAAGTGGAAGAATGATGAATCAGTTACCCCCGCTAAGGCTCGTCTAGAAAAGGTAGCCGAACTCCTCGCTAACGCGGACTTTGCCACGCCAGATACCATCAAAGCAGCCATTTGGAGCTTTGCAGAAGAGGAGGGAAGAGGGGAAGTGCTGTGGCCACTCCGCGTGTCACTGTCTGGCCTTGAGCGCTCACCAGACCCATTCACACTCGCCTATACACTCGGTAAAGACGAGACTATTTCACGGATTAAAACTGCTTGTGATAAAATAGAAGGGTAA